Within the Pseudomonas oryzae genome, the region AACGCAACCTAACTGGTTAGTACATTTTGACCCGAGTCCAATTTTGCTATAGCCGCTGGTTGTTTGTCGCCAGAAAAGGGGGACTGTCCAGCCAGTTCCAGGGCCGCCAGATAGCCGAAGGTCATCCCCGGGCCGAGGGTGATGCCCCCGCTGGGGTAGTGCCCGTCCATCACGCTGGCCATGTCGTTGCCCACCGCGAACAGCCCGGCGATCGGCTGCCCGCCCCCGTCCAGCACTCGTGCTGTGGCGTCGGTGCGCAATCCGGCGAAGGTGCCGAGGCTGCCGGGCACCAGCTTCACCGCGTAGAACGGCCCTTGCGCAAGCTCTCCCAGCGACGGGTTGGGACCGTGGCGCGCCTCGCCCTGGGCGCGGTTGTAGGGCGAGGCGCCGCGGCCGAAATCCGGGTCCGCGCCGCACGCGGCGTGGCGATTGAAACGCGCCACGCTGGCGGCAAGCTGTGTCGGGGCGATGCCGCATTGGCGGGCGAGGTCTTCGAGGCTGTCGCCGCGCTTGAGGTAGTCGTTGCGCAGCCAGCGTCCCTCCGGGAAGGGGAACGGGCGCACCGCGCCGATGCCGTAGCGGTTGCGCGCGCGATGATCGCCGATCAGCCAGGCGACCGGCTCCTCGCCAGCCGGCGTGGTGGCGAACAGCGCGTTCATGAAGACGTGATAGGAGTCCGCCTCGTTGACGAAGCGCCGGCCGTCGCGGCGCACGATGACAAAGCCCGGCTTGGCGCGCTCCATCAGGTGCGGGAAGGCGCCGAGGCTGCCGTCGCCGAGCGGCACCAAGGATACCGGCGCCCAGGCGCCGGCATGGGCCAGATCGTTCGCCACTAGCCCGCCGACCGCCTCGGCCAGGCGCAGACCGTCGCCGGTATTGCACGGTGGCGCCGCCGAATGGTGCCCCTTGCCGTCCGGGGCGTGGGGGAATAGCTGCGCAATGCGCGCGCGGTCGTGGGGGAAGCCTCCGCAGGCGAGCACCACGCCGCGGCGGGCGTGGATCTCGGTCGGCGTGCCCAGCTGGTCGAGCAGGGCGCCGATCACCCGGCCGTCACTGTCGAGCAGGCGGCGCACCGGCGCTTCGGTCAGCAGGCTGACTCGCAGATCCAGCGCACTGCGCAGCAGGCGCGCCACCAGCGCGTTGCCGTTGACCAGGTGCAGGCCGCGACCGTGCAGCAGGCGGTCGCGGAAGTGCCGCAGCAGGCGCCCGGCCGCGTACAGCGCCGAGCGCGGGGAACGGGTGGCGTCGAGGAAGTGGGCGAGGTCCGCGCCGCCGGCGATGCCCATGCCGGCCAGGCTGATCAGGTCCAGCGGCGGGCGCAGCTTGGCGATCCACTCGCCGAGCTGGCGGCCGTCGAACGGCTGGGCGCACAGCGAGCGGCCGCCCAGGACCGCGCCGGGGCCGTCGTGCATGTCGGGCATGCGGCTGCCGGACTGGAACTGCACGGCAGTGTGGCGCTGGAAGAACTCGACCATCGCCGGGCCGTGGTCGAGGAAGGCGCGCTGACGTTCGTCCAGTTCGGCGCGGTGAAGCTGCTCGCGCAGATAGCGCTCGGGGGCTCCGGGCTCCTCGAGCTGGCCGTCGGCGACCGCCAGCGGATTGCGCGGAATCCACAGCCAGCCGCCGGACCAGGCGCTGGTGCCGCCGAGCAGCGGCTCCTTCTCGGCGACCACCACCTTCAGGCCGTGGTGCGCGGCGGTCACCGCGGCAGCCAGCCCGGCCGCGCCTGAGCCGATCACCAGCACGTCGCATTCGATCCTGTCGGGCGTCTGCATGTCCTGCCTCTTGTTGTTGTGGTTGGCGAGCAGTTGTAGGGGCGAGTTCATTCGCCAAGCAGGCCAGCGGCCTGCCCTTGGCAACAGCGGGGCCGCGTTGCGGCCCATGGCGAATAAATTCGCCCCTACAGATGACTCACTGCAGCGGCGAGAAGCCGGTCGGCTTCATCAGCCGCGACTCCAG harbors:
- a CDS encoding FAD-dependent oxidoreductase, with the protein product MQTPDRIECDVLVIGSGAAGLAAAVTAAHHGLKVVVAEKEPLLGGTSAWSGGWLWIPRNPLAVADGQLEEPGAPERYLREQLHRAELDERQRAFLDHGPAMVEFFQRHTAVQFQSGSRMPDMHDGPGAVLGGRSLCAQPFDGRQLGEWIAKLRPPLDLISLAGMGIAGGADLAHFLDATRSPRSALYAAGRLLRHFRDRLLHGRGLHLVNGNALVARLLRSALDLRVSLLTEAPVRRLLDSDGRVIGALLDQLGTPTEIHARRGVVLACGGFPHDRARIAQLFPHAPDGKGHHSAAPPCNTGDGLRLAEAVGGLVANDLAHAGAWAPVSLVPLGDGSLGAFPHLMERAKPGFVIVRRDGRRFVNEADSYHVFMNALFATTPAGEEPVAWLIGDHRARNRYGIGAVRPFPFPEGRWLRNDYLKRGDSLEDLARQCGIAPTQLAASVARFNRHAACGADPDFGRGASPYNRAQGEARHGPNPSLGELAQGPFYAVKLVPGSLGTFAGLRTDATARVLDGGGQPIAGLFAVGNDMASVMDGHYPSGGITLGPGMTFGYLAALELAGQSPFSGDKQPAAIAKLDSGQNVLTS